tcagccACACTTAAACAACCAAAAATTGATTTTCAGTTGAAGAAAATTACAAATCATCTTTCTTCAGGATACAGTTATGTACAAAGAAGATGTATTGTACTTTTTGTGTGCAGAAGTCCATGTTTGTTTACCGTTTTAGTAAGCCCACTACCGGTCCCAAAGTTCAAACACAAACTCTTGTTCAGCAGTGAAAGTCTGGGTAATGCGAGACTAATAGAATTTTACATTGgcctgtcaagtggacagggatatctcaaccagagtaaaagattttggctggtcaacctgaggcttgtcgagggttgacggtcaaaatctttcacgagggttgagatatccatgtccacctgacaggcccattTAAGATTCTTTCtctcccatactttaacgagaaattgtgaaaattcaGTTGATATAAACGTCAATGTGCGTAAAAATGGTcaccgcatgtattgatgacatcattgtctagcgcgtgtgagctgtcttttccctacccaggcaaaagacagagttatcttttccctagcaaccgctgGATAaacctgtcaagtatgggaaaATATATCAGCTCTAATAAAATGATAGTTTTCCAAGTTTACAAAAACTTACCTAGCAAAGGGGATATATGATAGCGAGTACCAGGTTAACGCAAGGAACTGTAACACACAGCACACAATGGCTAAAGCTGTATTTTTCAACTGGAAAAGAATaacaatgaaattataaaacaatgaaaatatttccatATCTTATGTTTGATTGTGATATGAATGCttaagaaatatatatcattttttatgatGTAATTGACTTAGGTTACTGTGTCTTGACAATCACAAATGCCCAGCAAATGCCACATATCTTCTATTGTCTTGACAATCACAAATGCCCAGCAAATGCCACATATCTTCTATTGTGATGTCCAAATTATTACCACCACTGCATCgttatcattaaaatacattctCTATCACATTAAATAATATCCATTTCCTGGTAGCTCTAACAATCTCTCCCAGCTAGAAAACCATTTCACAATGCCTTTTTACTAGCTAACTACTACAACTATGGTACTTGAgatattaatacatttataagGGTAAATAGAGTGACTTTACACATGTACACTTAATAGCATTAATGTAATAGCATCAATGTAATATTGTTAACAGggaattcaaaaatcaaaacattacTTACAGCAAATGCACACACCAGTGTCAAGATAAACATAACCTGAAAATACAATGAACGATATTTTACAGTTATAATTGAGAGAACCAAGGAGAATGAAAATTTTAGTTTTAGCATTATTTTCTTGAAAGAGAATCGAACATGACAAGTTAATTTTGACAGTGGTTCTGTAATCCTAAACATTGAAGAGGCCATCagactagaactgtcgccagaatGGACAACTAATACCCCTGCTCCACATATATACTAACAAATCCATTAATTGGGGACATTACAGAACCAGGCCAATATAGTTTACTCAATTCAACTCTCCTTTATGTTTGGGTTCTgagtaccaaattttatcaaaatctgtcgaGTAGTTTAGGAGGACAACGTTGTGAGTACAGAAGGACGGGATTGTTCCTCGTACTATGTATTTGTATCTATGAGGATAGACACGTATACTATCGCTTGGAGTGATAtgtatgtgattttttttttcatttttccttaTAACATTTGTTATCATTTGAATAACGATCTTCTCCCTTTTTATGATTATAGGTACAATTAAAGTTGTTTGACCTCAACCAATAACACTAGTAACGATGACCTGAATTTTTTACACTGTATGCACACAAGCTGTCACATGTTATAATGAACCCACATACAACTATAAAGTGATTACTACCACtatgtatttttgtatgtatCAAGCAGTGATGATCACAGGTGAAGTCTATAACAAAGCTTTGTATAAGAGTGTCATGACAGGcttttatcaaaatgaattaattgtttatgGGAGCTTTAAAACTAAATGTCATCCTCATAAAACAGCATGTGGGTTGTGGCACTTATGCTTTGCtatatcataattaaaaacTTCAGATAAAAGTagtaattttaatgaatttaaatgaTTGCACTAACTTTAACATGGTAagattaaataaaataacaaacaataactACACATTTAGTTCAACATTGTCTTGAAAACTTTAGGGGCATGACAAATAACTACTTTCAGGATGGAATACAGAAAGTATACAAAGTACAGAAAGTGTTGACAAAACATCTCCAAACAAGCACCAACGTCATATATTTTGGTCATACTTACAATTACAAGAAGTGTTGCTATTATTCTGGTCTTAGCAAACATCTTTTTAAGTTGATTTACTGGTCCCATAAGGAAACATGTACTACAAAAGacaacattttgtaattttgaataTCTTGTAAAAATTGAAGGTAAATTGTCTCCACAAATTTTATCAGCAAACcattttatattaataattctTCAATAGGGTGATGAACagtgcattatatatatatatatatatatatatttacatcctTACACATTTCATTTCCACTTAAGTCAATTGGCACTGATcattggtcagtgatttatggGACATGCCTAGAGGAGTACTTGACTCATGATTTTCCTGTGGGACTCACCAAAATTTTGTGAACCCtctatatttctttgtattaggactcatcaaaatttgaaaattagtcTTCTGGACTGGCCTTAAAAAATCCTACATTAATTTGCTGATAggtatattttttcaaatctacAACTTCACCAATTTTTTTCTCgacaaaatttaaaaagtttTCACATATATTTACCTTGCTAATGACAATACATTTCCAAAGGTGTATAATACTGCAAATATTACCAGACCATCTTTAAGGAATAATAGACAGCTTCCCTGAAACATCCAAATAACATGTtttgaaatgataaaacaatggaCTTTCACTAAATCTTACAGCATCAATACTCTTCTATACCCATACCAAATAGATAATTGGATATACTCAAGTGGGACATGCCCAGTTAATTGGAAGGTACCAATcaatcaatatataatatataggtCCATGACTTTTTTCCCCTATGAACTTCATTATTCCTCCAT
The nucleotide sequence above comes from Argopecten irradians isolate NY chromosome 1, Ai_NY, whole genome shotgun sequence. Encoded proteins:
- the LOC138330896 gene encoding vesicle transport protein SFT2B-like, whose protein sequence is MDKLKKVLSGNDEDEEEGIVTQISNSTTLSWSTRIKGFIVCFVLGVCLSVLGSCLLFLKDGLVIFAVLYTFGNVLSLASTCFLMGPVNQLKKMFAKTRIIATLLVIVMFILTLVCAFALKNTALAIVCCVLQFLALTWYSLSYIPFARDAVKKCFGACLE